A genome region from Meriones unguiculatus strain TT.TT164.6M chromosome 19, Bangor_MerUng_6.1, whole genome shotgun sequence includes the following:
- the Dclre1c gene encoding protein artemis isoform X4 → MSSFQGQMAEYPTISIDCFDRENLKARAYFLSHCHKDHMRGLRAPSLKRRLECSLKVFLYCSPVTKELLLTSPKYRFWEKRIIAIEIDTPTQIPLVDEASGEKEEVVVTLLPAGHCPGSVMFLFQGRNGTVLYTGDFRLAKGEASRMELLHSGGRVKDIQSVYLDTTFCDPRFYQIPSREECLKGILELVRSWVTRSPNHVVWLNCKAAYGYEYLFTNLSEELGIQVHVDKPHMFRNMPDILHHLTTDRNTQIHACRHPKVSLCLLLPPKCWD, encoded by the exons ATGAGCTCCTTCCAAGGACAGATGGCGGAGTATCCGACCATCTCCATAGACTGTTTTGACCGGGAGAACCTGAAAGCCCGCGCCTACTTCCTTTCGCACTGCCACAAGG ATCACATGAGAGGATTAAGGGCTCCTTCCTTAAAAAGAAGACTGGAGTGCAG cttgAAAGTTTTCCTGTACTGTTCTCCAGTTACTAAGGAGCTGTTGCTAACTAGCCCGAAATACAGATTTTGGGAAAAACGAATT ATAGCAATTGAAATTGACACTCCTACCCAGATACCTTTAGTTGATGAGGCATCCGGTGAG aaggAAGAGGTTGTTGTGACTCTGTTACCAGCCGGTCACTGCCCGGGATCAGTTAT GTTTTTATTTCAGGGAAGGAATGGAACTGTCCTATACACAGGAGACTTCAGACTGGCGAAAGGAGAAGCTTCCAGAATGGAGCTTCTGCACTCTGGGGGCAG AGTAAAAGACATCCAAAGTGTATATTTGGACACCACTTTCTGTGACCCAAGGTTTTACCAAATTCCAAGTCGT GAGGAGTGCTTAAAGGGGATTTTGGAGCTGGTTCGAAGTTGGGTCACTCGGAGTCCAAACCACGTCGTGTGGCTGAACTGTAAAGCAGCTTACGGCTACGAGTATTTATTCACCAACCTGAGTGAGGAGCTAGGAATCCAG GTTCATGTGGACAAGCCGCACATGTTTAGAAATATGCCTGATATCCTCCACCACCTCACAACAGACCGAAACACCCAGATCCACGCCTGCCGCCACCCAAAG
- the Meig1 gene encoding meiosis expressed gene 1 protein homolog, giving the protein MASSDVKPKSISRAKKWSEEIENLYRFQQAGYRDEIEYKQVKQVAMVDRWPETGYVKKLQRRDNTFYYYNKQRECEDKEVHKVKVYAY; this is encoded by the exons ATGGCTAGTTCTGATGTGAAACCAAAATCAATAAGTCGTGCCAAGAAATGgtcagaagaaatagaaaatttgTACAGATTTCAACAAGCAGGATATCGGGATGAAATTGAATATAAACAAGTGAAACAAGTTGCAATG GTGGACCGTTGGCCGGAGACAGGCTACGTGAAGAAACTTCAGCGAAGGGACAATACTTTCTACTACTACAACAAACAGAGGGAGTGTGAGGACAAGGAGGTCCACAAAGTGAAAGTTTATGCATACTGA